A single Flavobacterium sp. 1 DNA region contains:
- a CDS encoding fasciclin domain-containing protein: MRLTLVFLIVLMFQSCTEQKIKESTDDTLNITEYLRVNTEYSMFLEILDITNYASYMNTYGTFTLFLPTNDAVKQYLKDLGVSSLKEVPVEDLKNIAKLHILDKTITTSSFTDGKIATPSLYGQFLITGATNINGVASETVNKTSNIIISNIIAGNGIIHAIDKVLRVADKTVAASIESDINLSLFTEVLKATGWYEKLNKPIVYDENKVGSFLTVLGESNAVLNKAGFNTLEDLKKRYSHLKDPTNPADSLNLYVQYHVLPNLIYLSDMAITPVFETKAPLEVISSQLDKQSILLNHDIFNGIQEQGVAIVRDPSNTTCSNGVLHYVDGHFTIKKRVASPVYFDLCNQPEMAANVANYRKTGGVAFSFVLGGLSNVTWTGNKTYNMTWQPYGGAANGDLWNIFRFRTGAGGLNDIEFDTPVIIKGRYKIWVSYRAIAKASTNTKVFFNGVQTSRIINQQEAPNDPSNVTTGINDRVLESQGYKRYMFPFVKGDALNSRFVGIVEVLTTGKHKIKFVTDACTGCSAGDADRFDMVEFRPVDMDQIWPKFKPGYGGGFVQRTDATKGDNGNSGY, from the coding sequence TTGAGACTTACTTTAGTGTTTTTGATTGTTCTGATGTTTCAAAGCTGTACAGAGCAAAAAATAAAGGAAAGTACGGATGATACTCTTAATATAACCGAATATTTAAGAGTTAATACCGAATATTCTATGTTTTTAGAAATTCTGGATATTACGAATTATGCTTCATATATGAATACGTATGGGACTTTTACATTATTCCTCCCAACTAATGATGCTGTAAAACAGTATTTAAAGGATTTGGGTGTTAGTTCATTAAAAGAAGTTCCAGTAGAAGATTTGAAAAATATAGCTAAACTGCATATTTTAGATAAAACAATAACAACATCTTCATTTACCGATGGTAAGATTGCAACTCCTAGTTTATATGGTCAATTTTTAATAACTGGAGCTACAAATATCAATGGTGTTGCTAGTGAAACTGTTAATAAGACATCAAATATTATAATTTCTAACATAATAGCAGGAAATGGAATTATTCATGCTATTGATAAAGTGTTGCGTGTTGCTGATAAAACAGTGGCTGCAAGTATTGAATCAGATATAAATCTTTCTTTATTTACCGAAGTTTTAAAAGCTACAGGATGGTATGAGAAATTAAATAAACCTATTGTTTATGACGAAAATAAAGTTGGTAGTTTTTTAACGGTTTTAGGAGAAAGCAATGCAGTTTTGAATAAAGCTGGCTTTAACACCTTAGAAGATTTAAAGAAAAGATATAGTCATTTAAAAGACCCAACTAACCCTGCAGATAGTTTGAATTTATATGTACAATACCATGTATTGCCTAATTTAATTTATTTAAGTGATATGGCAATAACACCTGTGTTTGAAACTAAGGCTCCTCTGGAAGTAATTAGCTCACAATTAGATAAACAATCTATTTTATTGAATCATGATATTTTTAATGGAATACAAGAGCAGGGTGTTGCAATAGTAAGAGATCCAAGTAATACAACCTGTTCTAATGGAGTATTGCATTATGTAGACGGACATTTCACCATTAAAAAACGTGTGGCATCACCAGTTTATTTTGATTTATGTAATCAGCCAGAAATGGCAGCCAATGTTGCTAATTATAGAAAAACGGGAGGAGTAGCTTTCAGTTTTGTATTAGGAGGACTTAGTAATGTTACTTGGACAGGAAATAAAACATATAATATGACATGGCAGCCTTATGGCGGAGCTGCTAATGGGGATCTTTGGAATATTTTTCGTTTTCGTACTGGTGCAGGAGGTTTGAATGATATTGAGTTTGACACTCCGGTAATTATCAAAGGGCGTTATAAAATTTGGGTTTCCTATCGTGCAATAGCTAAAGCTTCTACTAATACAAAAGTGTTTTTTAATGGTGTACAAACCTCTAGAATTATCAATCAGCAAGAAGCTCCAAATGACCCTAGTAATGTTACAACGGGTATAAATGATAGGGTATTAGAGTCACAAGGTTATAAACGATATATGTTTCCATTTGTTAAGGGTGATGCTCTCAATTCTAGATTTGTAGGTATTGTAGAAGTATTAACCACAGGAAAACATAAAATTAAATTTGTTACAGATGCTTGTACAGGCTGTAGTGCGGGAGATGCAGACAGGTTCGATATGGTAGAATTTCGTCCAGTAGACATGGATCAGATTTGGCCAAAATTTAAGCCAGGCTATGGTGGCGGTTTTGTTCAAAGGACCGACGCAACCAAAGGGGATAATGGTAACAGTGGATATTAA
- a CDS encoding RagB/SusD family nutrient uptake outer membrane protein: MQTKIKTILAIFILFVCTASCDDYLDLKPQDGIIRGEFWKTKEDIQAAVAGIYSSLLKPPPGVADLTMTEYLFMYGDLRGDMVAPGQNVTEDERDIMNSNITASNSLTNWDAFYRTINYCNTVIDLAPAVKEKDPTLTQEQLNHFLSEALAIRAYLYFTLARTFRDVPLKLTATLTDQDNFQLPVTLQKDVFAQVIKDLKLAEGYAVEDYGNNPYNKGRITVYAINALQADVYLWTDNYQEALIATNKVIDSKKFSLYQSSNYGTWYNTVFANGNSVESIFEFQYTAANLGPFYNIFLQRPQFIISATVAEKVFGVDFDDLSKRDIRGDFASIVASFNLIYKYIGDSEGTKELQDSDTHWFVYRYGDVLLLKAEALAELNQGAEALAIIDDIRLKRRAIAQTAQSVDASSKNGVIDYVLAERSRELAFEGKRWFDMLRVARRNNYARKDILINAAIENAPADQQQSIIAKLQDPNSHYLPINTGELYTNKALVQNPFYK; encoded by the coding sequence ATGCAAACTAAAATAAAAACAATTCTAGCAATCTTTATCCTATTTGTCTGTACGGCTTCGTGTGATGATTATTTAGATTTAAAGCCGCAAGACGGAATTATCCGTGGTGAATTTTGGAAAACTAAAGAAGATATTCAAGCCGCTGTTGCCGGAATTTATTCGTCTTTGTTAAAACCGCCTCCAGGAGTAGCTGATTTGACGATGACTGAATATTTATTCATGTACGGAGATTTAAGAGGGGATATGGTTGCTCCAGGGCAGAATGTAACGGAGGATGAGAGAGATATCATGAACTCAAATATTACAGCGTCTAATAGTCTGACCAATTGGGATGCATTTTACAGAACTATTAATTACTGTAATACTGTAATTGATTTGGCACCTGCTGTCAAAGAAAAGGATCCTACCTTGACTCAAGAGCAATTAAATCATTTTCTTTCAGAAGCTTTAGCTATAAGAGCCTATTTGTATTTTACATTGGCTCGTACTTTTAGAGATGTGCCTTTAAAATTAACCGCTACATTAACCGATCAAGATAATTTTCAATTGCCAGTTACACTTCAAAAAGATGTATTTGCACAGGTAATCAAAGACCTTAAATTAGCAGAAGGATATGCCGTTGAAGATTATGGCAACAATCCATATAATAAAGGACGTATCACTGTTTATGCGATTAATGCGCTGCAGGCAGATGTTTATTTATGGACAGATAATTATCAAGAGGCATTGATTGCCACTAACAAAGTAATAGATTCTAAAAAATTTAGTTTGTACCAATCTTCAAATTACGGCACTTGGTATAATACCGTGTTTGCCAATGGAAATTCCGTTGAAAGTATTTTCGAATTCCAATATACTGCAGCAAATTTAGGCCCTTTTTATAATATCTTTTTACAAAGACCACAGTTTATTATTTCTGCTACAGTAGCAGAAAAGGTTTTTGGAGTTGATTTTGATGATCTGAGTAAGAGAGATATTCGTGGTGACTTTGCTTCTATAGTTGCTTCATTCAATTTGATTTATAAATATATAGGAGATAGCGAAGGCACAAAAGAATTGCAAGATTCAGACACCCATTGGTTTGTCTATCGCTATGGTGATGTGTTACTATTGAAAGCGGAAGCTCTTGCCGAATTAAATCAAGGGGCAGAAGCACTTGCAATTATTGATGATATTAGACTAAAACGTCGTGCAATTGCTCAAACTGCTCAGTCTGTTGATGCTTCAAGTAAAAATGGTGTTATAGATTATGTATTAGCGGAACGTTCTCGTGAATTGGCTTTTGAAGGTAAACGCTGGTTTGATATGCTTAGAGTTGCCAGAAGAAATAACTACGCACGAAAAGACATTCTTATTAATGCTGCTATTGAGAATGCTCCAGCCGATCAGCAGCAATCTATAATAGCCAAATTACAAGATCCTAACAGTCATTATTTGCCTATTAACACGGGCGAACTTTATACAAATAAAGCACTTGTACAAAATCCATTTTATAAATAA
- a CDS encoding RagB/SusD family nutrient uptake outer membrane protein, producing the protein MMTTIRTKTKKITKPLLWVAVLLLSLSSCEEYLDVEPQDKLAGEQLYRNVYDADAVVIGIYGKFMGLASKYVILNEMRADLMTTTYNSDPYLKELSEQNISAENPYVNPKDFYEVIQNCNDALKNFNIMVAEKKFTQSQYEQRYADIACIRSWIYLQLGIQYGTVPYITDPITSLEDVKNVSKYPRLSFNQLLDELVKFTEGLTYKKQYDATSSLVVTVDGYYTPKFFINKECLLGDLQLWRGNYQQAAMHYKNVLETSSDLPSSTALYETYRMSIFGGSGNNDFLVAYPSGQYYDASAVYNTDTQGWRSMFARTRDAVWNTEWIWSLPFDSKFAPKNPFIAIFSKTGGQYLAKPSQRAISLWESTSNYQKNGIPYDARGKKFTYRMVGNDPVIMKYLYKYEAAADVFKTDGDWFLYRAEKLNLRYAEAANRDNQHRIADAILNVGILKSFNRGNLSVSTDDVTNAMNTVIGKNQRPFPYDFDARQGEHPYYRGNWYRGGGVRGRANLQPAAVVVGDSLTSIEDNIIDEAGLSLAYEGNRWEDLVRISLRRNNPAFLADKVYDKLNKEGNTHAAEVRAKLMNVNNWYLPFTWK; encoded by the coding sequence ATGATGACAACAATAAGAACAAAAACAAAAAAAATCACTAAGCCCTTATTATGGGTAGCGGTGTTATTGCTTAGCCTAAGCTCTTGCGAGGAATATCTAGATGTAGAGCCACAAGATAAACTTGCCGGCGAGCAACTGTACCGCAATGTATACGATGCTGATGCTGTAGTTATAGGTATATATGGGAAATTTATGGGACTTGCCAGTAAATACGTTATTCTTAATGAAATGCGTGCCGACCTGATGACCACAACTTATAATTCTGATCCCTATTTAAAAGAACTTTCAGAGCAAAATATTTCAGCAGAGAATCCTTATGTAAATCCAAAAGATTTCTACGAAGTTATTCAAAACTGTAACGATGCCCTTAAAAATTTTAATATTATGGTTGCCGAAAAGAAATTTACGCAGTCACAATATGAACAGCGTTATGCAGATATTGCCTGTATTCGTTCTTGGATTTATTTACAGCTTGGGATTCAATATGGTACAGTACCATATATTACAGATCCTATAACATCCTTAGAAGATGTTAAGAATGTCAGTAAATATCCTAGACTTTCTTTTAATCAGCTTCTTGATGAACTTGTTAAGTTTACAGAAGGATTGACCTATAAAAAACAATACGACGCTACCAGCAGCTTAGTAGTAACAGTGGATGGTTATTACACACCAAAGTTTTTTATCAATAAAGAATGTTTATTAGGAGATTTACAGCTTTGGAGAGGTAACTATCAACAGGCTGCCATGCATTACAAAAACGTATTAGAAACCTCTTCAGATCTACCAAGCAGCACTGCACTTTATGAAACATATCGTATGAGTATTTTTGGGGGTAGCGGTAATAATGATTTTCTTGTTGCATATCCAAGCGGCCAATATTATGATGCATCAGCAGTGTATAATACAGATACTCAGGGCTGGAGGTCAATGTTTGCTAGGACAAGAGATGCTGTATGGAATACAGAATGGATTTGGTCATTGCCTTTTGATAGTAAATTTGCTCCGAAAAATCCATTTATAGCTATTTTTTCTAAAACTGGAGGCCAATACTTAGCAAAACCATCTCAGAGAGCAATCAGTCTTTGGGAGAGTACTAGTAATTACCAAAAAAATGGTATTCCTTATGATGCACGCGGGAAGAAATTTACTTATAGAATGGTAGGTAATGATCCTGTTATTATGAAATACCTTTACAAGTATGAAGCTGCTGCCGATGTGTTTAAAACGGACGGAGATTGGTTTTTATACCGTGCAGAAAAACTGAATTTGCGATACGCAGAAGCTGCTAATAGAGATAATCAACATAGAATTGCTGATGCAATTTTAAATGTTGGGATATTAAAATCGTTTAATCGTGGAAATCTTAGTGTTAGTACAGATGATGTTACTAATGCTATGAATACGGTGATAGGTAAAAATCAGAGGCCTTTCCCTTATGATTTTGATGCTCGTCAAGGAGAACATCCTTACTATAGAGGCAATTGGTATCGTGGCGGAGGTGTTAGAGGCCGTGCAAATCTACAACCAGCTGCAGTTGTAGTTGGAGATAGTCTGACGTCTATTGAAGATAATATCATTGATGAAGCAGGACTGTCACTTGCTTATGAAGGTAACCGTTGGGAAGATTTAGTCCGTATTTCTTTACGTAGAAATAATCCAGCCTTTTTAGCTGATAAAGTGTATGATAAATTGAATAAAGAAGGAAATACTCATGCGGCAGAAGTACGTGCAAAATTAATGAATGTTAATAATTGGTACTTGCCTTTTACTTGGAAATAA
- a CDS encoding fasciclin domain-containing protein, whose amino-acid sequence MIVLNLNYKRLLVSLLTIALVSCSSPWDDRENNGDSNLDVTLNEAIANTAEVSQFGKLLTQTGYDKILAASKTYTVFTPTNEALSQVDVAILNDAEALKKFVANHIALTSFSSVRKNDQEKIQMLTDKYLIFKGSTTIGDATIVTADHYAANGVFHIINKALAPKLNIWEYINANKGTSAMSAYLTSLKEFSIYKEDAAAKEKSPAGFLADSLSNSYLRNVYNLNNEKNSYTLFLMQDDGYNAEVTKMKPYLTKTSNNPLRDSTETYSMYFTVRDLAFPKAYTKGTLPKTLTSRFGVQFDVDQTQIVGEPIQLSNGIIYIMKKVDVKLSDRLVPTVIQGEAYTGYGNGSRSSFSYREIIDPTTQLPFNDIIAPAPGSAQFYMTYAAKDMYSTTYKVYWRAINDQLTVPISQRLIVGGKWQLVGTANMLTNPLKDFGYKDVLVKDYNPFLLGSFDITQSGNIDLITLWAGTVAKNPLTIDYLKFVPDVKK is encoded by the coding sequence ATGATCGTATTAAATTTAAATTATAAAAGACTATTGGTTAGTTTGTTAACTATAGCTTTAGTTTCTTGTTCCAGCCCTTGGGATGATCGGGAAAACAATGGAGATTCCAATCTGGATGTTACGCTTAATGAGGCTATTGCAAATACAGCTGAAGTATCTCAGTTTGGAAAATTATTAACTCAAACTGGGTACGATAAAATTTTGGCCGCTTCAAAAACCTATACTGTCTTTACGCCTACAAATGAAGCACTGTCTCAGGTAGATGTAGCAATACTTAATGATGCTGAGGCACTTAAAAAATTTGTAGCCAACCATATTGCGTTAACTTCTTTTTCATCAGTAAGAAAAAATGATCAAGAAAAGATCCAAATGTTGACTGATAAGTATTTAATATTCAAAGGAAGTACAACTATTGGGGATGCCACTATTGTTACTGCGGATCATTATGCAGCAAATGGCGTATTTCATATTATTAATAAAGCGCTTGCTCCAAAATTGAATATTTGGGAATATATCAATGCTAATAAAGGCACTTCAGCAATGAGCGCTTATTTAACAAGTCTAAAAGAATTTAGCATTTACAAAGAAGATGCGGCCGCCAAAGAAAAATCTCCTGCTGGATTTCTTGCGGATTCTTTATCCAATTCCTACTTAAGAAATGTGTATAATCTTAACAATGAGAAAAATTCATATACCCTTTTCTTAATGCAGGATGATGGTTACAATGCGGAAGTGACTAAAATGAAACCATATTTGACTAAAACATCTAATAATCCTCTTAGGGATTCAACGGAAACTTACAGTATGTATTTTACGGTACGAGATTTGGCTTTTCCAAAAGCATATACAAAAGGGACATTACCTAAAACATTAACATCAAGATTTGGAGTTCAGTTTGATGTAGATCAAACACAAATTGTAGGCGAGCCAATACAATTAAGTAACGGTATTATTTACATCATGAAAAAGGTAGATGTTAAACTTTCAGATCGTTTAGTTCCCACAGTAATTCAAGGAGAAGCTTATACTGGTTATGGCAATGGATCCCGCAGTAGTTTTTCGTATCGCGAAATTATAGATCCAACAACCCAGCTGCCGTTTAATGATATTATAGCGCCAGCTCCAGGTTCTGCTCAATTTTATATGACTTATGCAGCAAAGGATATGTACAGTACTACTTATAAGGTGTATTGGCGCGCAATAAACGATCAGTTAACCGTTCCTATATCTCAGAGATTAATAGTGGGAGGAAAATGGCAGTTAGTTGGTACTGCAAATATGCTGACAAATCCTTTAAAAGATTTTGGATATAAAGATGTTTTGGTAAAAGATTATAACCCATTCTTGTTAGGCAGTTTTGATATTACTCAATCTGGAAATATTGATTTGATTACATTATGGGCTGGTACTGTGGCCAAAAACCCACTCACTATTGATTATTTGAAATTTGTTCCTGACGTTAAAAAATAA
- the leuB gene encoding 3-isopropylmalate dehydrogenase: MKFNIALLAGDGIGPEVVNEAVKVSDAIAKKFNHEITWTPALTGACAIDAVGVPYPDETHEICMAADAVLFGAIGHPKYDNDPSAPVRPEQGLLLMRKKLGLFANVRPTFTFPSLIDNSPLKRERIEGTDLVFLRELTGGIYFGEKGRRDGGETAFDNCVYTRAEVQRLAKKGFELAMTRSKKLCCVDKANVLETSRLWRETVQAMEKEYPEVTVSYEFVDAVAMRLVQWPNSYDVLITENLFGDILTDEASVISGSMGLMPSASVGEHTSLYEPIHGSYPQATGLNIANPLATVLSAAMMFEDAFGLKDEAEAIRAVVNKSLEQGIVTEDLASKGAKAYSTSEVGDWLVANL, translated from the coding sequence ATGAAATTCAATATTGCCCTTTTAGCCGGAGACGGAATCGGACCAGAAGTAGTTAACGAAGCAGTAAAAGTTTCGGATGCCATTGCTAAAAAATTTAACCATGAAATCACTTGGACACCAGCGCTTACAGGAGCTTGTGCGATTGATGCTGTTGGAGTGCCTTACCCAGATGAAACTCATGAAATTTGTATGGCTGCTGATGCTGTTCTTTTTGGAGCTATCGGACACCCAAAATATGATAATGATCCAAGTGCTCCGGTTAGACCTGAGCAAGGTTTATTGTTGATGCGCAAAAAATTAGGCTTGTTTGCAAATGTACGTCCAACTTTTACTTTTCCTTCTTTAATTGACAATTCTCCATTGAAAAGAGAAAGAATAGAAGGAACTGATTTAGTTTTTCTAAGAGAATTAACTGGAGGAATCTATTTTGGTGAAAAAGGAAGAAGAGATGGCGGAGAAACTGCTTTTGACAATTGCGTTTACACTAGAGCTGAAGTACAGCGTTTGGCGAAAAAAGGATTTGAATTAGCAATGACACGTTCAAAAAAATTGTGTTGTGTGGACAAAGCAAACGTTTTAGAAACTTCCCGTTTATGGAGAGAAACTGTACAAGCTATGGAAAAAGAATATCCGGAGGTTACCGTTTCTTATGAATTTGTTGATGCTGTTGCCATGCGTTTAGTTCAGTGGCCAAACTCTTATGATGTATTGATTACAGAAAATTTATTTGGTGATATTTTAACAGATGAAGCTTCTGTAATTTCAGGATCTATGGGATTAATGCCGTCAGCATCTGTTGGAGAACACACTTCTCTTTATGAGCCAATTCACGGATCTTATCCTCAAGCTACTGGATTGAATATTGCTAATCCATTGGCGACTGTTTTATCTGCAGCAATGATGTTTGAAGATGCTTTTGGATTGAAAGACGAAGCAGAAGCGATCAGAGCTGTTGTAAACAAATCATTGGAGCAGGGAATTGTTACTGAAGATTTAGCTTCAAAAGGAGCAAAAGCTTACTCAACTAGCGAAGTTGGCGACTGGCTGGTTGCTAATTTGTAG
- a CDS encoding SusC/RagA family TonB-linked outer membrane protein, producing the protein MLKIIKLTCLVSIFFAGGLEAQLYAQTAKDSTAIVPQKKVQGILVQGVVKSAKTNTALSGINIAVEGFSAAISNNDGSFEIQVPNLQALLTISGQDFQTKVYPVKNRKSGLNILLSEVYYSPAYQKATLPSGDIMQYNNTNATSVIDFKKEQWSTPVTESAAGFLQSRTTGLTSIKNSGAPNAGSYLALRGFNSLYGSNRPLIVVDGMIYDDEDYGSGIISNNDSSPLTNIDVKDIEDITIMKDGTSLYGTKGANGVINITTTRATELSTKIDFTMYGGVNQTPDEMPLLDADGYRTHLSQLEATRGLSQQQIASLPYMNDNVGSAGYYKYHNQTNWQNQVFKSSINQNYFLKVRGGDDIAKFGLSVGYLDSKGIVVGTDSKRYSVRLNAALRLTEKLSVDANLSFINNQQNQWNQGFAYTTSPQYLSLTKAPFLTNRIVNDAGEVSPNWEDVDYFNVSNPNAILDNGMATNNNYRFFGNLKFNYAISKAWNVSSIAGLSFNKERETFFIPDKGVTDFMLPTAIGKNRSGSEVQSYNGLYTDTFASYMKTFYNDHNLDVRFGFRAQSNKTETDLGLGYNSSTDDFTSVTAGSSLLRQVGGALGEWHWLNMYASGNYNFRNKYFLTANYAVDGSSRFGDDASTGASKYALMTSISGAWLISSEDFMKGINDVDYLKLRVGFGTSGNDDIGNYSAQTYYVSQNLLGMQGLVRGNIGNTNLQWETVTKTNLGVDFGLFKERINGTFDVFSNKTSNMIVYEKTAAENGFDSVESNSGAMRTYGAELGMNARIINTPDFTFDFGYKVSHYNNRVQNLPSGDILTEFGGATYLTSVGKDANLFYGLNSNGVYSTTAEAIADGLSKRLTNGNLVPFSGGDMRFTDVNGDKVIDDKDRMVIGNPNATVTGSFSTDFTYKRFSLKALFNFSAGNDLYNGMRYNLEKMGGYENQSAAVANRWRAEGQQTDIPKAVWGDPMGNAAFSDRWIEDGSYLRLKNLVIGYDVPVNDSKHIKYIQLYATANNLLTFTKYLGFDPEFSATSSIFGQGADIGLAPQFTSYQLGLRLGL; encoded by the coding sequence ATGCTAAAAATTATAAAACTAACTTGCCTTGTAAGCATATTTTTTGCTGGTGGTCTTGAAGCGCAATTATATGCGCAGACTGCTAAGGATTCAACTGCAATAGTTCCTCAGAAAAAAGTACAGGGAATTTTAGTACAAGGTGTTGTTAAAAGTGCAAAAACCAATACCGCTTTATCGGGGATCAATATTGCTGTTGAAGGATTTTCAGCAGCCATTTCTAATAATGATGGTAGTTTTGAAATTCAAGTTCCAAATTTACAGGCTCTGCTTACTATTAGTGGGCAGGATTTTCAAACCAAGGTTTACCCTGTTAAAAACAGAAAATCAGGTTTGAACATACTATTAAGTGAAGTCTATTATTCTCCTGCTTATCAAAAGGCAACTTTACCATCTGGTGATATTATGCAGTATAATAATACCAATGCAACAAGCGTGATTGACTTTAAGAAAGAACAATGGTCAACTCCGGTAACAGAATCCGCAGCTGGATTTCTTCAGAGCAGAACAACAGGGTTAACAAGTATTAAAAATTCAGGTGCTCCTAATGCAGGCAGTTATTTGGCTTTGAGAGGTTTTAATTCGTTATATGGAAGCAATAGACCCTTAATTGTTGTAGATGGAATGATTTATGATGATGAGGATTATGGATCTGGAATCATATCAAATAACGATTCTTCCCCTTTAACGAATATTGATGTTAAAGATATTGAAGATATAACCATTATGAAAGATGGTACTTCATTATATGGAACCAAAGGCGCCAATGGAGTAATAAATATTACAACGACTCGAGCTACCGAGTTATCTACTAAAATTGATTTCACGATGTACGGAGGAGTTAATCAAACTCCAGATGAAATGCCATTGTTAGATGCTGATGGCTACCGTACACACCTTTCTCAGTTAGAAGCTACACGTGGTTTATCGCAGCAGCAAATTGCCAGCTTACCGTATATGAATGATAATGTTGGTTCTGCAGGATACTATAAATATCATAATCAAACCAATTGGCAGAATCAGGTTTTTAAATCAAGTATCAATCAAAATTACTTCCTTAAAGTTCGCGGAGGTGATGATATTGCAAAGTTTGGCTTATCTGTAGGTTACCTTGATAGTAAAGGAATTGTCGTGGGCACTGACTCAAAACGCTATAGTGTCCGTTTAAACGCTGCTTTGCGATTAACAGAGAAATTGAGTGTAGATGCTAATCTTTCGTTTATTAATAATCAGCAAAATCAGTGGAATCAAGGTTTTGCATATACCACTAGTCCACAATATTTATCATTAACCAAAGCTCCTTTTTTAACAAATAGAATTGTTAATGATGCAGGTGAAGTTTCCCCTAATTGGGAAGATGTGGATTATTTTAATGTAAGTAACCCCAACGCTATTTTAGACAATGGAATGGCTACTAATAATAACTATCGTTTTTTTGGTAATTTAAAATTTAACTATGCAATAAGCAAAGCTTGGAATGTTAGTTCAATTGCTGGTTTGAGTTTCAATAAAGAGAGAGAGACATTCTTTATTCCAGATAAAGGTGTTACTGATTTTATGCTGCCTACAGCTATTGGGAAAAATCGTTCAGGAAGTGAAGTGCAAAGTTATAATGGACTTTATACAGATACTTTTGCCAGTTACATGAAAACCTTTTATAATGATCATAATTTAGATGTCCGTTTTGGATTTAGAGCACAAAGTAATAAAACTGAAACTGATTTAGGTTTAGGCTACAATTCCTCTACTGATGATTTTACTAGTGTAACAGCGGGTTCCAGTTTGCTGCGCCAAGTAGGAGGAGCATTAGGAGAATGGCATTGGTTAAATATGTATGCGAGTGGAAACTATAATTTCCGTAATAAATACTTTCTAACAGCAAATTATGCTGTAGATGGTTCAAGCCGTTTTGGAGATGATGCATCAACTGGAGCTAGTAAATATGCTTTGATGACTTCTATTTCTGGAGCTTGGTTAATTTCTTCAGAAGATTTCATGAAAGGTATAAATGATGTAGATTATCTTAAATTAAGAGTCGGCTTCGGAACAAGCGGAAATGATGATATAGGTAATTATTCGGCTCAAACTTATTATGTTTCTCAAAATTTATTAGGAATGCAAGGTTTAGTTCGCGGTAATATTGGAAATACTAATTTACAATGGGAGACAGTTACAAAAACGAATTTAGGAGTAGATTTCGGATTGTTTAAAGAACGTATTAATGGTACTTTCGATGTGTTTTCAAACAAAACATCTAATATGATTGTTTATGAAAAAACTGCTGCTGAAAACGGATTCGATTCTGTAGAGTCTAATAGCGGTGCAATGCGTACATATGGAGCCGAATTAGGTATGAATGCTCGAATTATTAATACTCCAGATTTCACTTTTGACTTTGGATATAAAGTAAGTCACTATAATAATAGAGTGCAAAATTTACCAAGCGGCGATATTCTAACAGAATTTGGCGGTGCTACTTACTTAACATCGGTTGGTAAAGATGCGAACTTATTTTATGGATTAAACAGTAATGGCGTTTATAGTACTACTGCAGAAGCTATAGCCGATGGATTGTCAAAGCGTTTGACGAATGGCAACTTAGTGCCTTTTAGCGGAGGCGATATGCGTTTTACTGATGTCAATGGAGACAAAGTTATTGATGACAAGGATCGTATGGTTATTGGTAATCCGAATGCAACGGTAACAGGAAGTTTTAGTACTGATTTTACATATAAAAGATTTAGTCTAAAAGCGTTGTTTAATTTTTCAGCAGGTAATGATCTTTATAACGGAATGCGTTACAATCTTGAAAAAATGGGAGGTTATGAAAATCAAAGTGCTGCTGTTGCAAACCGCTGGAGAGCTGAAGGGCAGCAAACAGATATTCCAAAAGCTGTTTGGGGAGATCCAATGGGTAATGCTGCATTTTCAGACAGATGGATTGAAGACGGTTCTTACTTAAGGTTAAAAAACTTAGTGATAGGTTATGATGTGCCAGTGAATGATAGTAAACATATTAAGTATATTCAATTGTATGCTACTGCAAACAACTTGTTGACTTTTACTAAATATCTTGGGTTTGATCCTGAATTTAGTGCTACTTCATCCATTTTTGGTCAAGGGGCAGATATAGGTTTAGCTCCTCAATTTACAAGTTACCAACTTGGATTACGTTTAGGACTTTAA